The segment AGTACACATGTACATACAGAGTGATTTAGGATTATTTACAATATTCGCATCaaaactacaaaacaaaacagtacgGTTTACGAGGACGCTTGTGTCTGCCAGTCAGATGGAAAGCCACAATCAAtttattctcttttttcatttattactTTGAATATTTCTGCCTCTAGGGTTGAACATACATTGCTTAAAACCTAACTAGCCCTATTGGTATTAAACTAATTGGAATTAAACTAAACTAAGGGGATGTAACAGCATGGAAATATAtagtgaaaggaaaataagCAGCGGGTAAGAATGGTAATGTTTATTGAATTGACGCAAATAAGTCGTTAGTGCCAAAAGCTGTATTGCGAAAAACTATTGCAAGAGCAGTCCGATTTCTTAAACACCTGGAAGGAACATACCAACTAAGTTAGGAAAGCAAGTATGAGCATCTACATTCCCTCGTAACAAATTGCTGATAAATGACACGCGTGCTTTAGTTCGTCTAGATTCGAGGGTGTCGAGATTGAATAATATGCAACGATCACTGTATGACGGTAATGCGGTGGTGGAATTTCCAAAGAGGCGACGATATAAGCACCTAGTCAAGCGCTTTTGCACGCCTTCGAGTTTGTTATTCCAACCTGCCCTGTTAGTACAGAAGACAACAAAAGCATACTCAACAACAGGGCGCACTAGGGAACAATACAATGCCTTAAGGCACCTCAAATCGGTGAAGCCCGAAGTCATGCGAAAAATAAGGCTAAGGTTTGAATAAGCTTTACCGATGATCAATTCAAAATAACTATCGAATGATAGCCTTTCGTTTAACATAACACCTAAATCGCGAACACGTGACACCCTGTTGATAACAGTGTTATTAAGAACATAATTCTAAATAAGATAGAAATGACGACGACAATAAGAGATGACGCTACATTTACTAGGACAGAGCTCTAAGAAGTTTGACGCACACCAGGAAGAGAGTGAGTTAAGAAGAAATTGGAGTGCGCTGCAATCATCCTCTTGCATCACTGGAACAAAAACTTTAATGTCTTCTGCATAAAGACGGTGGTCagaaaatgagtgaaaatatgAGGAGTCCGTCTTTAGAGTCCGCCACATGtaataaaacacattctaCTTTGAGTTAATTACTCGAACTACTCAGACTTAAAATTAAACCCTTCATttaaagcgaaacaaaattaGTACATCCGTTTTTCATGTCTTATGATCTACAATCTATTCCTACTTAATGAAAATAACTTCCAAACTTCTACTCGGGCCGGATTGAAAGCCTTCGCGGCTGCATGTGACCTGCGGGCCGTATGTTTGACATGTCTGATGTACAACCATATGGCGAGTAAGCAGACAGACGGTGACACTGCCTCGTTGATAtacaaatttaaaattgtcgcacaagcacacagtTCACTCAGTGTAGCCCAAGTGATCGCTTGGCCATCGGAGCactggagagtggagaagtcGGTAATACGTGCTGCATTATCGATTGCGAACGCAAGCAGAGGATTTTCACAGTGGCAATCCCAAGGATTCGCTGACAGGCTGATGTTTCGGAGAGCGGTATGATTCAGCTTGAGTATGAAGGCTGCGTTGACCTCGGTCAATTGATTGCCAGAGACATCGAGAACCTCGAGCTGTACGGGCAAACTATCTCCAAGCAGGGTGGTGAAGCTGTTGTTTGAGATGTAAAGCCGGCGAACGGTATTCCATCTATCATCTGCGTTTGATAGGTCCTTTATCATATTCTGTTCCAGATGCAGCTCGATAAAACTGCATTTGATGATCGATGGGCAGGCTAACAAAATGAACGTATTGCTATGGAGTATCCATGGCAGCATCTGTAGAATTGTTcattttaaagaaataattaATCTTGAAAAGACTTCATCTTAGAGAGATTTTACTGTAGTTGTAGCACAGCGATGATAACCTTGTATCACTGCGTGGGATGCAAGGAAAACAAAGTTCCATGTTGTAAGCTATCCACATTCGTATCAGACCACATGCGTATGTTGACTCACTGCTAAAGACTCAGTAGGAAAAGATGAATAATGCAATGCAAACATCGTGGGTTggcatttgttgttttatatcgttatttttattcatgCAATCACGTTTCACACACGCTGCATATTACTTCCTAAACACTATACACATGCTTCATATAGTTAGAAATGAAGAGGTAAAAGAACGTGGCGCAGACAACATAAAATACAGAGGGTAAGTAAATCAATTCCGATGATATGGTACAAATTGAACAAGGGACTTTTGTGTGTTGGGTGATGAAAAGGTTACGGGGGGAGGTCATGGGAGGAGGGAGATGGTGAATGAGTGGATGAATAGTGGGTAAGTACTAGGGTGGTACGTGCCAGGACACGGGGTAACATGGTGCCGTTTGCCTGTCTAGGGCAGCTTAAACCTCTTAAACTTACGACCTAAACGATACGCGCTCTTTGCTCGCCTacgcattttgcattttgtgtgAGCAGTAAGTACTTTTTGGCAAGAAAACTTGGGATTATAAATACGCCCTACAGCAACCGCAATGCAGCCCAGACGGCCTACGTTGCGATACGTTGCGTACGCGGTCGGTATGAAAATGAGAATCAAAAGACACTCAAGGCTTGTGTCGTTAAAAAGGTTACAAACTTATCGCTAACTGCCGGCTTTTGCTGCCGGTCTCTTTGATCGTTTCCCTTGAATCGGTAGCTTTGGACGTGCGGTGCGCGCTGTGTGAGGGAAGCATTGAAGGTAATCCTAGCCTGGGAGAGATGCATTCGTCAGCTTGCGTTTGCTGATAAGTTATGTTACTAAAAGTAGGAAATGTAATGCCCGTTTGGGGTTGAGGCATCGAGAGACCGGGTTACTAGTCTAAACTACATTCCTCTGCAATGTGACCGTTCACACGGCAAGAGGACCGCGTGTGACCTTCGGGGTACGCACTATTCGAGATTCGAGATTCGTTGTTTCAGTCTGTTCGTGTTCGCGAGTTCGCTCGAAACGCCACAGCCACTAGACGTCGCTCTGCTTTGCGTTGCTGTTGATGACGAATGCACCATTGATGTGACCGCTGGCGCGGTACGCATTGCTGAGCTGCTGGTGGAGCAGCTGGGCACCGGCGCCGCCAACACCGCCACCATTGCCGCTGATGACGAACGGGCCCGGGGCCGGCGTGGCGCTGCTGATTGGCTCGGTTGGCGGCGTGGTAAGGGCGGGTGGGGTGGCCGGCGTAACCTGCGGTTTGATCAGCTCGAGCCGGTCGTCCACCGGGGCGGCACCTTGCAGCTGCTTCATGAACAGTCCCCCGGCGGTGCTGACGCCCGACTTGACGACAGTACTGGCGGTACCGCTGGCACCTCGCACCTTCGGCGGATGGGGCATGGCGAAACGCAACTTGTCCCAGAACCACGGGTCGCCCCAGCGCACGTACGTGTTGGTGTGCAGGTAGGCGCGCAGCTCGGGCTCGAGATCGTAGATGTTGCCGATGTCGCcgtagatgatgatgatcagcCGGTTGCGCCGTTCCGCCATCGACTGCAGGTGCGCGGTGCGGAACTCTAGCTGGCCCCAGAGCGACTCGAGAAAGCTGCTCGACAGGACGATGATCGTGCGGCGCGACTGCTCAACGGAGCTGGAAATCTAGAATGCGAAACAAAGGGTACGTTAGTCGGGTGCTACTGGTCAAGCGAGGGGCGCCACCTACCTGGGAGGAGATCATTTCGCCGGGCGTCCAGTCGCGCACGTGCCAGCAGAGCTTAAAGTTCATCGGGTCGCGCTCGAGCGTCGGCACCAGATGCTCGGTGATGAACGCTTCGTCCTTGTGCGAGTACGACACGAACGCGTCGTACAGCTTGTCCCGGTCCAGTTCCTCCTCCGCAACCAGCCACAGACAGAGCCCGTGCTTGAACAGCCACACCTTCAGCTCGAGCTTGTACGTGTAGTAGACCAGCGAGAGCGCCGCCACCAGGCAGGCGACGACGGACACGATCACACAGGTCAGCACGATAATGTGAGTGCGGTCGACGCACAGGTCGCTGAGCGTCATCTGTTCCAGTGGTCGCCCGTCCGAGCAACGGAGCCGCCCGAAGTCTTCGATGCGGCGCTGGTTAGCATGCGCGAACGTTAGCAACTGGGTCGTCTCGCACTGACACGTCCAGTCGTTGTGCGCCAACCGCACGGTGGTGAGCGTCGTGCTAGCGGTCAGCGATTCGGCCAGCGGCCCGTCCAGCGTGGTCAGCCGATTGCGGCTCAGATCGAGCAGTCGCAAACTACGCGGTAGCTGGTCGGCGGCTAGCGCCGCGATCGAGTTGTTCGACGCGTACAGCTCGCGGACTTCCGCCCaaccgctgctgccgctcgcGGTCGTCGAATCCGGCAGGGCGCTAATGTTGTTGTTCTCCAGGTGCAGCTCAATGAACCGATAGCCGAAGGTGGTGGGTCGGGGCAGCTCCGGCACCTCGGTCAGGGCCTGGCCGCTGCAGTCGATGATCACGCCCGTATCCTCCGGCCGGATGTAGCACCGGCAGGGCGCCGGACAGTGCCGGATCGCGGTCGACGGTGTGTCCAGATCGCAGAGCAGCTCGCGGGTCGGCACGTCCTTGATCAGCGCGCCCTCCAGATGTTCCGGGCCGTGGCAGGTGAGCTCGTTCGCTACCAGCTCGAACCGATCGTACACGGCCGTTGCTAGCCGGTTCTGGATGTACTGCGCGAACGCGTACGCGATGCAGTTGCAGTGGAGCGGATTGTCGTTGAGGAGGACGCGCGCCCGCCCCGTCTGCTCGTCAAAGTTGCGCGGCTCGAGCAGCACCAGCCGCTCCATGTCGGCGAGATCGATCTCGAAGATGCTATTGTGGCGCAGATCGACCGTGATGGCGGGCGCCAGGAACTGGAGGTTCGCGTACGTCAGGCTGGTGATGTTGTTGCGCGTAAGGTTGAGCCGCTGGAGCTCGTGCGTGTTGAGGAGGAGGTCGCGCGGCACCGACGTCAGCCAGTTGGAGGAGAGGTCGAGCTCGCGCAGCTGGTGCAGATGCTGGAACGGGGTCCCGTCCTGGGCGAGCAGGCTAAACTCGTCCGGGGCGGGGATGTGATCGGTCAGCTGTTCCTGGTCGCCCGTGTCCGGCGCAGTGGCGGGCAGCGTGTTGAGCGTTTCGAATGCCAGCTGGTTCACTTGCAGGTGGAGCGTGTGCAGGGCGGTAGTTTGCTTGAACGCGTGCAGCTCGATCGTGTACAGTTGGTTGTGGTCGAGATAGAGTTCCTGTAGCTTGGTGAGCGCTTGCAGCGCGACGCTAAAAGACAAAAATGGGAcgttttaaaaaaaggaa is part of the Anopheles gambiae chromosome X, idAnoGambNW_F1_1, whole genome shotgun sequence genome and harbors:
- the LOC1270495 gene encoding protein toll, whose translation is MKASRGPRPLVLTAALTLALLAHTGHAFLAGYRSGLGLDGFGICPAEMRNCSCRSYTGAETEIDCPEADSTVHLRIEPHQYAEMRCQRNRRYDFEQIPQLSIGDTNRLTIDDCPFPHHQSILQLVSFLGTTQVKVLWLKNNANHEQSASLVRHHFAGLDQLDRLAISNAKLSDIGPDLFEHLPNLTWLDMRDNIFRLPATIFDALPKLRVLELSFNSLEELDPRLLRHLPNLRLLTLWHNKLRTLSRAAFAGVPELERLDLSSNQLESVPGDLFADLPHLTELAMGVNNFRTLPDGLFRANRELRKVKLASQRVELETLPHDLLQMLPALDQVSLERVGLVSLPGTLLFGSANLTQLNLANNRLHQLPEDLLRDQKALQVLQLQHNQLTGLPAGLLRNTVELHTLRLSHNQIGELSAVALQALTKLQELYLDHNQLYTIELHAFKQTTALHTLHLQVNQLAFETLNTLPATAPDTGDQEQLTDHIPAPDEFSLLAQDGTPFQHLHQLRELDLSSNWLTSVPRDLLLNTHELQRLNLTRNNITSLTYANLQFLAPAITVDLRHNSIFEIDLADMERLVLLEPRNFDEQTGRARVLLNDNPLHCNCIAYAFAQYIQNRLATAVYDRFELVANELTCHGPEHLEGALIKDVPTRELLCDLDTPSTAIRHCPAPCRCYIRPEDTGVIIDCSGQALTEVPELPRPTTFGYRFIELHLENNNISALPDSTTASGSSGWAEVRELYASNNSIAALAADQLPRSLRLLDLSRNRLTTLDGPLAESLTASTTLTTVRLAHNDWTCQCETTQLLTFAHANQRRIEDFGRLRCSDGRPLEQMTLSDLCVDRTHIIVLTCVIVSVVACLVAALSLVYYTYKLELKVWLFKHGLCLWLVAEEELDRDKLYDAFVSYSHKDEAFITEHLVPTLERDPMNFKLCWHVRDWTPGEMISSQISSSVEQSRRTIIVLSSSFLESLWGQLEFRTAHLQSMAERRNRLIIIIYGDIGNIYDLEPELRAYLHTNTYVRWGDPWFWDKLRFAMPHPPKVRGASGTASTVVKSGVSTAGGLFMKQLQGAAPVDDRLELIKPQVTPATPPALTTPPTEPISSATPAPGPFVISGNGGGVGGAGAQLLHQQLSNAYRASGHINGAFVINSNAKQSDV